The following coding sequences lie in one Bacteroides helcogenes P 36-108 genomic window:
- a CDS encoding lipid II:glycine glycyltransferase FemX: protein MNLKIEPKDVQDAYSTPIVQQTSFWSKVKERLGMNSSAFEFSVRNSEIYSNVGGFSHTNADFIMFFQYLNKEDYIAYLPYGPEIEPSEENQGEFLEELSESLKSYLPKHCIALRYDLNWKSHWCRDEDFDADGNWIGLPQKEFQEIKLNYGTCNRNLRKANTNILPANTIVLDLSRDEECILGMMKPKTRYNIKLSLKKGVEVRSTGMEGLNVWYDLYTETAFRNGLHLNDISYFRSVFASKMECQDKALNVKLLIAYFDNIPLAAMFLVLSAHRATYLYGASSSRLRNMMPTYALQWKAMQIAKDNDCSEYDMFGISPCAEPSHPMYGLYKFKHGFGGEIYHQLGCWDYPVEEGKYNYFSALEMNMQGYYQP from the coding sequence ATGAATCTGAAAATAGAACCTAAGGATGTTCAGGATGCTTATAGCACTCCCATCGTTCAGCAAACCTCTTTTTGGTCTAAGGTGAAAGAACGTTTGGGAATGAACTCCAGTGCCTTTGAATTTTCTGTCCGCAATAGTGAAATCTATTCTAATGTAGGTGGATTTTCACATACGAATGCAGACTTTATCATGTTTTTCCAGTATCTCAACAAAGAGGATTACATAGCCTATCTTCCTTACGGTCCTGAAATAGAACCGTCGGAAGAAAATCAGGGAGAGTTTTTGGAAGAATTGTCCGAATCCTTGAAATCTTATCTTCCCAAACATTGCATTGCTTTGCGTTATGATTTGAACTGGAAGTCACATTGGTGTAGGGATGAAGATTTTGATGCAGATGGAAACTGGATCGGCCTTCCCCAAAAAGAGTTTCAGGAAATTAAGCTGAACTATGGAACTTGCAACCGGAACTTGCGGAAAGCGAATACTAACATCCTTCCGGCCAATACGATTGTGCTGGACTTGAGTAGGGACGAAGAATGCATTTTAGGTATGATGAAGCCCAAAACAAGATATAACATCAAGCTTTCTCTTAAAAAAGGAGTGGAAGTGAGATCCACCGGTATGGAAGGATTGAATGTCTGGTATGACCTCTATACTGAGACTGCTTTCCGAAACGGATTGCATCTGAACGATATCAGTTATTTCCGTTCGGTTTTTGCTTCCAAGATGGAATGCCAGGATAAGGCACTGAACGTAAAGCTGTTGATTGCTTATTTTGATAATATTCCATTGGCAGCCATGTTCTTGGTACTGTCTGCCCATCGTGCCACTTATCTTTATGGTGCTTCATCGTCAAGACTGCGCAACATGATGCCTACTTATGCCCTGCAATGGAAGGCGATGCAAATAGCGAAGGATAATGATTGCAGCGAATATGACATGTTCGGCATTTCTCCTTGTGCGGAGCCGTCTCACCCGATGTATGGCTTGTATAAGTTCAAGCATGGTTTTGGCGGAGAGATCTATCATCAGTTGGGATGCTGGGATTATCCTGTCGAGGAGGGGAAATACAATTATTTTTCTGCCCTTGAAATGAATATGCAGGGATATTATCAGCCTTGA
- a CDS encoding gluconate 5-dehydrogenase, with the protein MNPYLNFSLEGKVALVTGASYGIGFAIASAFAEQGATVCFNDINQELVDKGLKSYAEKGIKAHGYVCDVTDEPAVQALVATIEKEVGSIDILVNNAGIIRRVPMHEMEAADFRRVIDIDLNAPFIVSKAVLPAMMKKGHGKIINICSMMSELGRETVSAYAAAKGGLKMLTRNICSEYGEYNIQCNGIGPGYIATPQTAPLREKQADGSRHPFDSFICAKTPAGRWLDPQELTGPAVFLASEASNAVNGHILYVDGGILAYIGKQPK; encoded by the coding sequence ATGAATCCGTATTTGAATTTTTCTTTGGAAGGTAAAGTGGCCCTTGTTACAGGCGCTTCTTATGGCATTGGTTTCGCAATCGCTTCTGCTTTTGCAGAGCAAGGCGCTACTGTTTGTTTTAACGACATCAATCAGGAACTGGTTGATAAAGGTCTGAAGTCTTATGCTGAAAAGGGAATTAAAGCACACGGTTACGTATGTGACGTAACAGACGAACCTGCTGTTCAGGCTTTAGTAGCTACCATTGAAAAAGAAGTGGGGTCTATTGATATCCTTGTAAACAATGCCGGAATCATCCGCCGTGTTCCTATGCATGAAATGGAGGCTGCCGATTTCCGCCGCGTCATTGATATTGACCTTAATGCTCCGTTCATTGTATCCAAGGCTGTTCTGCCCGCAATGATGAAGAAAGGACATGGCAAAATCATCAACATCTGCTCTATGATGTCCGAGTTGGGACGTGAAACTGTATCGGCTTATGCTGCTGCCAAGGGAGGTTTGAAGATGCTGACCCGCAACATCTGCTCTGAATATGGTGAATACAACATTCAGTGTAATGGCATCGGTCCGGGGTATATTGCCACTCCGCAGACCGCACCGTTGCGCGAAAAACAAGCCGATGGCAGCCGTCATCCGTTTGATTCGTTTATCTGCGCCAAGACACCGGCCGGCCGTTGGCTGGATCCGCAGGAACTTACGGGGCCGGCAGTATTCTTGGCTTCTGAGGCTTCTAATGCGGTGAACGGACATATTCTTTATGTAGATGGTGGTATCTTGGCTTATATAGGAAAGCAACCTAAATGA
- a CDS encoding DUF4861 domain-containing protein, whose amino-acid sequence MKKLLLLCMTVLFCFACGESKTVTVTVTNPLGMERSGEMLELSMAEISNRLNLADTAQVIVLDGEGRQVPYQITYDEKLIFPAAVGANAVAVYTIQPGIPGEVEVKSCGKSYPERMDDMAWENDLVAFRAYGPALQARGERGFGYDLFTKYNTTEPVLESMYAKELDKDAHVSYHIDHGYGMDCYAVGPTLGAGVAALMVNDTIVYPWCYKTQEILDNGPLRFTVKLVFNPLSVKGDTTVVETRIITLDVGSHLNKTAVSFTNLKETFPVVTGIVLHEPDGAVVADAANGYMTYVDPTTGPDNGKIFMGAAFPVAVKEIKTVLFSETEKKQRNNADGHVLAVSDYEPGSDYIYYWGFAWSKADIKTADGWNRYMADFARKVRSPLTVTVK is encoded by the coding sequence ATGAAAAAGCTTCTTTTATTATGTATGACGGTTCTGTTTTGCTTTGCCTGTGGCGAAAGCAAAACAGTGACCGTAACGGTGACCAATCCGTTGGGTATGGAACGCTCTGGTGAAATGTTGGAGTTATCCATGGCTGAGATATCCAACCGTCTGAATCTGGCTGACACAGCACAGGTTATAGTGCTGGATGGTGAGGGCAGGCAAGTTCCCTATCAGATTACTTATGATGAGAAACTGATTTTTCCGGCTGCCGTGGGTGCTAATGCTGTTGCCGTTTATACCATTCAGCCCGGCATTCCCGGAGAGGTTGAGGTGAAGTCTTGTGGTAAGAGTTATCCTGAGCGTATGGATGACATGGCTTGGGAAAATGACCTGGTCGCGTTCCGTGCTTACGGGCCTGCATTGCAGGCAAGGGGAGAACGTGGGTTTGGTTATGACTTGTTTACGAAATATAACACCACAGAACCAGTTTTGGAATCAATGTATGCAAAAGAGCTGGACAAGGATGCGCATGTTTCCTATCATATAGACCATGGTTACGGTATGGACTGCTATGCCGTAGGACCTACTTTGGGTGCTGGTGTGGCTGCTTTGATGGTGAACGATACGATTGTTTATCCCTGGTGCTATAAGACTCAGGAAATTTTGGATAACGGTCCGCTACGTTTCACCGTGAAACTGGTATTCAATCCGTTGAGCGTAAAAGGTGACACTACAGTAGTAGAAACACGCATCATTACATTGGACGTAGGTTCTCATTTGAATAAGACCGCCGTTTCTTTCACTAACCTGAAAGAGACTTTTCCGGTTGTTACCGGTATCGTCTTGCACGAGCCCGATGGTGCTGTGGTGGCTGATGCCGCCAATGGCTACATGACTTATGTGGATCCTACTACCGGACCGGATAACGGCAAGATTTTTATGGGTGCTGCCTTTCCGGTTGCGGTAAAAGAGATCAAGACCGTTCTCTTTTCGGAAACAGAAAAGAAACAACGCAACAATGCAGACGGACATGTATTGGCTGTAAGCGATTATGAACCGGGTTCCGACTACATATATTACTGGGGATTTGCCTGGAGTAAGGCAGATATCAAGACCGCTGATGGCTGGAATCGTTATATGGCAGATTTTGCCAGGAAGGTACGCAGTCCGTTGACGGTGACTGTCAAGTAA
- a CDS encoding polysaccharide deacetylase family protein — protein MLIEQPPKFFRKLYPGAIWRMNPDEKAVYLTFDDGPIPEVTPWVLDLLDKHCIKATFFMVGDNIRKHPEEFRLVVERGHRIGNHTFNHIRGFEYTAKSYLENTEQARIFMEMGGDINCNVEKVLYPLLFRPPHGHMFAGQYLKLKSHYKIVMWDLVTRDYSKKLRGPQVLANVMRYARNGSIITFHDSLKSWCNGNLQYALPRAIDFLKEEGYEFKLL, from the coding sequence ATGCTTATAGAACAACCTCCCAAGTTTTTTCGCAAACTGTATCCCGGTGCAATCTGGAGGATGAACCCCGATGAAAAAGCCGTTTATCTGACTTTTGACGACGGTCCCATTCCCGAAGTAACTCCCTGGGTACTCGACTTACTGGACAAACACTGCATCAAAGCCACCTTCTTCATGGTAGGAGACAATATACGAAAGCACCCTGAAGAGTTCAGGCTGGTGGTAGAACGGGGACACCGCATCGGCAACCATACATTCAACCACATCCGGGGATTTGAATATACTGCTAAAAGCTACTTAGAAAATACGGAACAAGCGCGTATCTTTATGGAAATGGGCGGAGACATTAACTGTAATGTGGAAAAGGTTTTATACCCGCTATTGTTTCGCCCGCCCCACGGACATATGTTTGCCGGACAATACCTGAAACTGAAAAGCCATTATAAGATAGTGATGTGGGACTTGGTTACCCGTGATTACAGCAAGAAACTGCGCGGACCGCAAGTACTTGCCAATGTCATGAGATATGCACGCAACGGTTCTATCATCACTTTCCACGACTCTTTGAAATCATGGTGCAACGGAAACCTGCAATATGCTCTACCACGCGCTATTGACTTTCTGAAGGAAGAAGGCTACGAGTTCAAACTGCTGTAA
- a CDS encoding DUF2723 domain-containing protein: MKQYRTVNNLVGWITFLIAATVYCMTIEPTASFWDCPEFITTGYKLEVGHPPGAPFFMLVANLFSQFASDATTVAKMVNYMSALMSGACILFLFWSITHLVRKLVVTDENNITRGQLITIMGSGLVGALAYTFSDTFWFSAVEGEVYAFSSLFTAIVFWLILKWEDVADEPHSDRWLILIAYLTGLSIGVHLLNLLCLPAIVLVYYYKRVPHATAKGSLLALLASMVLVAAVLYGIVPGIVKVGGWFELLFVNSLGMSFNSGVIVYIILLAACLIWGIYESYTENSKTRMALSFILTIAMLGIPFYGHGKSAVAIGIIVIALLWFYLSPKMQARINEKFRISARALNTSLLCTMMIVIGYSSYALIVIRSTANTPMDQNSPEDIFTLGEYLGREQYGTRPLFYGPAFTSQVALDVKDGYCEPRISYNGTKFIRKEKATPDEKDSYVEIPGRIEYEYAQNMLFPRMYSSAHTGEYHAWQDIKGYDVPYDKCGEMVMVNMPTQWENIKFFFSYQLNWMYWRYFMWNFAGRQNDLQGSGEIEHGNWITGISFIDNLLLGNQSLLPQELKANKGHNVFYCLPLLLGIIGLLWQAYRGPKGIQQFWVVFFLFFMTGIAIVLYLNQTPSQPRERDYAYAGSFYAFAIWIGMGVAGIVRLLRHYAKLKELPAAVAVSAACLLVPIQMASQTWDDHDRSGRYMTRDFGQNYLMSLQESGNPIIYTNGDNDTFPLWYNQETEGCRTDARTCNLSYLQTDWYIDQMKRPAYDSPSLPITWERMEYVEGTNEYIPIRPDYKKSIDALYAEAEKQALNGNPEALVNVKKEFGDNPYELKNILKYWVRNKNQDLKVIPTDSIVIKVDKEAVRRSGMMIPGDSIPEYMSIKLRTKTNRGDYAPKRALYKSELMMLEMLSEANWERPIYIAVSVGQDNQLGMDNHFIQEGLAYRFTPFDTNKTGVTIDSEKMYDNLMNKFKYGGIDKPGIYIDENAMRMCHSHRRIFSQLIQQLMREGKRDKAKAALDYAEKMIPAFNVPYDWQNGSAQMAEAYYQLGETAKADGIMRVLADKAVEYTTYYLSLDNGRFAISTREFEWHWAVLDAEVKVMKKYKSKLAGIYEPKVEELYNMYVDRMKQ, from the coding sequence ATGAAACAGTACAGAACCGTAAACAACCTCGTGGGTTGGATTACTTTCCTCATTGCGGCAACGGTTTACTGCATGACCATCGAGCCGACTGCAAGTTTTTGGGACTGCCCGGAGTTCATCACTACCGGCTATAAGCTGGAAGTAGGACACCCGCCCGGCGCACCGTTTTTCATGTTAGTGGCCAACCTTTTCTCACAATTTGCCTCTGATGCCACCACCGTAGCCAAAATGGTGAACTATATGAGCGCACTGATGAGTGGCGCCTGCATCTTGTTTCTATTCTGGAGCATCACCCACTTGGTGCGTAAACTGGTAGTGACAGACGAAAACAACATAACCCGCGGACAACTGATCACCATCATGGGTAGCGGTCTGGTGGGAGCACTTGCCTATACATTCAGCGATACATTCTGGTTCAGTGCCGTGGAAGGTGAAGTTTACGCTTTTTCTTCCCTGTTCACCGCCATCGTATTCTGGCTGATACTGAAGTGGGAGGACGTGGCCGACGAACCACACAGCGACCGTTGGCTGATTCTCATCGCCTACCTGACAGGACTTTCCATCGGCGTGCATTTGTTGAACTTACTCTGCCTGCCCGCCATCGTACTGGTATATTATTACAAACGCGTACCCCATGCCACAGCCAAAGGTTCACTTCTGGCTCTGCTCGCATCAATGGTGCTGGTGGCCGCCGTACTTTACGGCATCGTACCGGGCATTGTGAAAGTGGGCGGATGGTTTGAACTGCTCTTTGTCAACTCATTGGGGATGTCCTTCAACAGCGGTGTTATCGTCTATATCATACTGTTAGCTGCATGCCTCATCTGGGGTATATACGAAAGCTACACGGAAAATAGCAAGACACGTATGGCGCTTTCGTTCATACTGACCATAGCCATGCTGGGAATCCCATTCTACGGGCACGGCAAGAGTGCGGTTGCCATCGGCATTATCGTCATAGCCTTGCTGTGGTTCTATCTCAGCCCCAAAATGCAGGCACGGATAAACGAGAAGTTCCGCATATCGGCACGCGCGCTGAACACGTCGCTGCTCTGTACCATGATGATTGTCATCGGATATTCCTCATACGCACTGATCGTGATACGTTCCACCGCCAATACACCGATGGACCAGAATTCACCGGAGGACATCTTCACTCTGGGTGAATACTTAGGACGTGAACAATACGGCACACGCCCCTTGTTCTACGGACCCGCTTTCACCTCACAGGTAGCCCTTGACGTAAAAGACGGTTACTGCGAACCGCGCATCTCCTACAACGGAACCAAGTTCATCCGCAAGGAAAAAGCGACTCCCGACGAAAAGGACAGCTATGTTGAGATTCCCGGACGCATCGAATACGAATATGCGCAGAACATGCTCTTCCCACGCATGTACAGTAGCGCACACACCGGTGAATACCACGCTTGGCAAGACATCAAGGGATATGATGTACCCTATGACAAATGCGGTGAAATGGTGATGGTAAACATGCCTACACAGTGGGAAAACATCAAATTCTTCTTCTCTTACCAACTCAACTGGATGTACTGGCGCTACTTCATGTGGAACTTTGCCGGACGACAGAATGACTTGCAGGGAAGCGGGGAAATAGAACACGGCAACTGGATTACAGGCATCTCGTTCATCGACAACCTGTTGCTTGGCAACCAAAGCCTGCTGCCTCAGGAACTGAAAGCAAACAAAGGACACAACGTATTCTACTGCCTGCCGTTGTTGCTCGGCATCATTGGCTTGCTGTGGCAGGCCTACCGTGGGCCAAAGGGCATACAGCAATTCTGGGTGGTGTTCTTCCTGTTCTTCATGACCGGCATCGCCATCGTGCTCTACCTGAACCAGACTCCGAGCCAGCCCCGCGAGCGCGACTACGCATACGCAGGCTCATTCTACGCCTTTGCCATCTGGATAGGCATGGGCGTGGCAGGCATCGTGCGCCTGCTCCGTCACTACGCCAAGCTGAAAGAACTTCCGGCAGCAGTCGCAGTTTCGGCAGCCTGCCTTCTGGTTCCCATCCAAATGGCAAGTCAGACCTGGGACGACCACGACCGTAGCGGACGCTACATGACGCGCGACTTCGGACAGAACTACCTGATGTCCTTGCAGGAAAGCGGAAACCCGATTATATATACCAACGGTGACAATGACACTTTCCCCTTATGGTACAATCAGGAAACGGAAGGCTGCCGAACCGATGCACGCACCTGCAACCTCTCGTACCTGCAGACCGACTGGTACATTGATCAGATGAAGCGTCCCGCCTATGACAGCCCGTCACTACCCATCACCTGGGAGCGCATGGAATACGTGGAAGGAACCAATGAATACATCCCCATCCGTCCGGATTACAAGAAAAGTATCGACGCCCTTTATGCGGAAGCCGAAAAACAGGCTTTGAACGGAAATCCGGAAGCTCTGGTCAACGTGAAAAAAGAATTCGGTGACAACCCGTACGAGCTCAAAAATATCTTGAAATACTGGGTACGCAACAAAAACCAGGATTTGAAGGTTATCCCTACCGACAGTATTGTCATCAAAGTGGACAAGGAAGCCGTGCGCCGCAGCGGTATGATGATTCCGGGAGACAGCATCCCCGAATATATGAGTATCAAGCTCCGTACCAAAACCAACCGGGGTGACTACGCACCCAAACGTGCCCTCTACAAAAGCGAGCTGATGATGCTCGAAATGCTGAGTGAAGCCAATTGGGAACGTCCTATCTACATCGCAGTCAGCGTGGGACAGGATAACCAGCTCGGCATGGACAACCACTTCATACAGGAAGGTCTTGCCTACCGTTTCACTCCGTTCGACACCAACAAGACGGGTGTGACCATAGACTCGGAAAAGATGTACGACAATTTGATGAACAAGTTCAAGTATGGCGGTATTGACAAACCGGGCATCTACATTGATGAGAATGCCATGCGCATGTGCCACTCACACCGCCGCATCTTCTCGCAACTTATACAGCAGTTGATGCGTGAAGGCAAGAGAGACAAGGCCAAAGCCGCCTTGGACTATGCAGAAAAGATGATTCCTGCTTTCAATGTACCTTACGATTGGCAAAACGGATCAGCCCAGATGGCAGAAGCTTATTACCAATTGGGCGAAACAGCCAAAGCGGACGGAATAATGAGAGTTCTTGCCGACAAGGCTGTGGAATACACCACTTATTACCTGAGCTTGGACAACGGACGCTTTGCCATCTCAACCCGTGAGTTCGAGTGGCATTGGGCTGTGCTCGACGCAGAAGTAAAGGTAATGAAGAAGTACAAATCCAAACTTGCCGGGATTTATGAACCTAAAGTAGAGGAACTGTACAACATGTACGTTGACCGAATGAAACAGTAG
- a CDS encoding 6-bladed beta-propeller has protein sequence MENHLSLRHILLHSQIRKSNYGNRKNGKGLKKINRKGQGSEEYAFINGIVLDEDNKVMTKTI, from the coding sequence ATGGAAAATCACTTATCTTTACGCCATATATTACTTCACTCGCAAATACGTAAATCAAATTATGGCAATAGGAAAAACGGCAAAGGATTAAAAAAGATAAACAGGAAAGGGCAAGGCTCCGAAGAATATGCTTTTATCAACGGAATTGTTTTAGATGAAGATAACAAAGTTATGACAAAGACAATCTGA
- a CDS encoding alpha-galactosidase D: MKNILLYTLFSGLFSVVSAGNITPVEPPVMGWSSWNTYRVNISDTLIVRQAEAMVRKGLKDAGYTYVNVDDGFFGRRDRKGTMHAHPDRFPDGLKGVVDRIHSLGLKAGIYSDAGSNTCGSIWDNDANGIGAGLYGHEHQDADLYFNEWGFDFIKIDYCGAGQELDLEEEKRYSEVCRAIEKVAGSHVSVNICRWAFPGTWAAKIARSWRISPDIRPEWNSVKYIIGKNLYLSAYAGGGHYNDMDMLEIGRGLKPEEEEVHFGMWCMMSSPLLIGCDLTTIPEASLRLLKNKELIALNQDPLGLQACVVQHDNAGYVLAKDIEQMRGKVRAVALYNPSDSACRFSVPMETLELKGKVKVRDLVRQKSLPVVRDVLEHLLPPHSVLILRMEAEERIEPSLYEAEWAYLPCFNDLGKSSKAVLYAPMGEASGGMKVSFVGGSDENYAEWNNVYSKQGGIYEMTVCYVPANNRKLEIKVNGEKALLPEELPGTKGEKMASVTVRVRLKAGNNTVRMGSPYCWTPDIDCFRLKPLIN; encoded by the coding sequence ATGAAAAACATACTTTTATATACATTATTCTCCGGTCTGTTTTCTGTCGTATCTGCCGGAAACATTACTCCCGTGGAGCCTCCCGTGATGGGGTGGAGCTCGTGGAACACTTATAGGGTGAACATCAGTGATACATTGATTGTCAGGCAAGCCGAAGCTATGGTTAGGAAAGGTTTGAAAGATGCAGGTTATACTTACGTCAATGTTGACGACGGCTTTTTCGGCCGGCGTGACAGGAAAGGAACCATGCACGCTCACCCCGACCGCTTTCCGGATGGACTGAAAGGGGTGGTGGACCGCATCCATTCTTTAGGTCTGAAAGCCGGCATTTATTCGGATGCCGGAAGCAATACATGCGGCTCCATCTGGGACAATGACGCAAATGGCATAGGCGCCGGATTGTACGGGCATGAGCATCAGGATGCCGATCTTTATTTCAATGAATGGGGATTTGACTTTATCAAAATAGACTATTGTGGAGCCGGGCAGGAATTGGATCTGGAAGAAGAAAAGCGGTATTCGGAAGTTTGCCGTGCCATTGAAAAAGTTGCAGGAAGCCATGTTTCCGTCAATATCTGTCGTTGGGCGTTTCCGGGTACATGGGCCGCGAAGATAGCCCGTTCCTGGCGTATCAGTCCGGACATCCGCCCGGAATGGAATTCTGTGAAATACATCATCGGCAAAAACCTGTACCTTTCTGCCTATGCCGGCGGCGGGCATTATAATGATATGGATATGCTGGAGATAGGCAGGGGGCTGAAGCCGGAAGAAGAAGAGGTTCATTTCGGGATGTGGTGCATGATGAGTTCTCCGTTGCTGATAGGATGTGATCTGACTACGATTCCGGAAGCTTCGCTGCGCCTGCTGAAGAATAAGGAGCTTATAGCTTTGAACCAAGATCCGCTTGGGTTGCAAGCCTGCGTTGTGCAGCATGACAATGCAGGCTATGTATTAGCCAAAGATATTGAACAGATGCGTGGAAAGGTACGGGCAGTGGCGTTGTACAATCCGTCGGACAGTGCCTGCCGCTTTTCCGTGCCAATGGAGACGCTCGAACTGAAAGGGAAAGTGAAGGTTCGTGATTTGGTGAGGCAGAAGTCGCTTCCTGTGGTGCGGGATGTGCTGGAACATCTGCTGCCGCCTCATAGCGTGTTGATATTGCGTATGGAAGCCGAAGAACGCATAGAGCCATCCTTGTATGAGGCTGAATGGGCTTATCTGCCGTGTTTCAACGATTTGGGAAAGTCCTCGAAAGCGGTTTTATACGCTCCGATGGGGGAAGCCTCCGGTGGTATGAAGGTTTCTTTTGTGGGAGGAAGCGATGAAAATTATGCCGAATGGAACAATGTGTACAGCAAGCAGGGCGGCATCTACGAAATGACGGTATGCTATGTGCCGGCAAACAACCGTAAACTGGAGATCAAAGTCAATGGTGAAAAGGCTCTCTTGCCTGAAGAACTGCCCGGAACGAAAGGAGAGAAGATGGCTTCTGTCACGGTAAGGGTGCGGCTGAAGGCGGGAAATAATACAGTCCGTATGGGCAGTCCTTACTGCTGGACGCCAGATATTGATTGTTTCAGATTGAAACCACTTATTAATTAA